The following proteins are encoded in a genomic region of Vibrio taketomensis:
- a CDS encoding enoyl-CoA hydratase/isomerase family protein: protein MEYKNFQTFTVDVKDAIAWVTFDFGPVNVQGQEMLADLSSLALRLERDREVKVVVFQSANPEIWVCHYDTNLLRDMSEEAVSRDEAKLLDLQSVCERISKVPQATIAKLEGYARGGGHEFALACDMRFAARGKFKFMQMEVGMGILPCGGGASRMARQVGLGRALEIILSARDFDADEAEQWGTINKALEPDEIGPYVEKLANRIAQFPAESINACKQMVYESIDKPIDEALKAEAYWLYQATSKTAAIKRFTWADEQGAQFDLENQRNWEEMVMQVQGIQKDD from the coding sequence ATGGAATACAAAAATTTCCAAACTTTTACCGTAGACGTGAAAGATGCGATCGCTTGGGTGACCTTTGACTTTGGGCCAGTAAACGTTCAAGGGCAGGAAATGCTGGCTGATCTTAGTAGTTTAGCGCTCAGATTGGAGCGAGATAGAGAAGTTAAAGTGGTAGTGTTTCAATCTGCTAACCCTGAAATTTGGGTGTGCCATTACGATACGAATCTACTGCGAGATATGTCAGAAGAGGCGGTTTCTCGTGATGAGGCGAAGCTGCTCGATCTTCAATCGGTGTGTGAGCGCATCAGTAAAGTGCCGCAAGCGACCATTGCTAAATTGGAGGGCTATGCCAGAGGTGGTGGTCATGAATTTGCTTTAGCTTGTGATATGCGATTTGCGGCGCGAGGTAAGTTTAAGTTCATGCAAATGGAAGTTGGTATGGGCATTTTACCGTGTGGTGGCGGGGCATCAAGAATGGCTCGACAAGTTGGATTGGGGCGTGCATTGGAGATTATTCTCAGTGCAAGAGACTTTGATGCCGATGAAGCGGAGCAATGGGGAACCATTAATAAAGCGCTAGAGCCTGACGAGATCGGCCCTTACGTTGAAAAGCTGGCAAATCGAATTGCTCAGTTTCCAGCTGAATCAATTAACGCCTGTAAGCAAATGGTCTACGAGTCGATTGATAAACCGATTGATGAGGCGCTTAAAGCCGAGGCTTATTGGTTGTATCAAGCCACAAGTAAAACCGCTGCAATCAAACGCTTCACTTGGGCAGATGAACAAGGCGCTCAATTTGATCTAGAGAATCAACGAAATTGGGAAGAGATGGTCATGCAAGTCCAAGGGATCCAAAAAGACGATTGA
- a CDS encoding dicarboxylate/amino acid:cation symporter encodes MWNKLRSSLPLQLVVAAILAWFVANLLPNQFSVEHQNWMQFIALGKTLYLGLLKMVVGIVVMLSLLQGITSIGSTMRLKKTGRTTILFYSFTSAIAISLGLGVSLALPDWQPLTTAVPLGDNVSLISSEATGGGAIASKLLNMALVNPFAALAQGNLLAIVVFSFILGIALLSALPAKHALFDVIAGFNTAVNKAVSVIIRLAPLAVFSIVFEFTLAGSAGLFKQLLMFAMLVFALTMFHGLVVLPSIAKVVTGISYKRLFKAISAPMAMAFATSSSSATLPLSMQVAEKELGVSQSTSSMVLPLGAVMNMDGTALFEGVAAIFLAQLFGVDLTTSGLVMIFIMAMVSSVGAPGMPSGSMSGMQMVLLAAGIPLEAIAILLIIERPLDTFRTAVNVEGDLIASLVVDKWTCDEMKGEAASRRYAAQECRVN; translated from the coding sequence ATGTGGAACAAATTACGTTCATCACTGCCATTACAACTGGTGGTTGCCGCAATTTTAGCTTGGTTTGTTGCGAACCTATTGCCAAACCAGTTTAGCGTGGAACACCAAAATTGGATGCAGTTTATCGCATTGGGTAAGACGCTCTATTTGGGTTTGCTTAAAATGGTGGTCGGCATTGTTGTGATGCTGTCATTATTACAAGGTATTACCAGCATTGGCTCAACCATGCGTTTGAAGAAAACAGGGCGTACCACCATTCTGTTTTATAGCTTTACTAGCGCGATTGCTATTTCGTTAGGTCTAGGTGTGTCTCTGGCGTTACCTGATTGGCAGCCATTAACCACGGCAGTACCACTTGGTGACAATGTCAGTTTGATTAGCTCGGAAGCGACAGGTGGTGGTGCTATTGCTTCTAAGCTGCTCAACATGGCGTTAGTAAACCCATTTGCAGCGCTGGCTCAAGGCAACTTACTGGCGATAGTGGTGTTCTCGTTTATTCTTGGGATCGCACTGCTTTCAGCGCTTCCTGCAAAACATGCATTGTTCGATGTTATCGCTGGGTTCAATACTGCCGTGAATAAAGCGGTGAGTGTGATAATTCGCCTTGCGCCATTGGCTGTATTTTCAATTGTATTTGAGTTTACGTTGGCTGGCAGTGCAGGGCTGTTTAAACAGTTATTGATGTTTGCAATGCTGGTGTTTGCGCTGACTATGTTTCATGGTTTGGTTGTGCTGCCGAGTATTGCCAAGGTAGTAACGGGCATTAGCTATAAACGTCTGTTTAAAGCAATATCGGCACCAATGGCGATGGCGTTTGCTACGTCATCAAGCTCTGCAACGTTACCACTTTCAATGCAAGTTGCAGAGAAAGAACTTGGGGTATCACAGAGTACGAGTAGTATGGTGTTGCCACTTGGTGCAGTGATGAATATGGATGGCACGGCACTGTTTGAAGGTGTCGCGGCAATTTTCCTTGCCCAGTTATTCGGTGTGGATTTAACCACTTCTGGACTGGTGATGATCTTTATTATGGCGATGGTTTCTTCTGTTGGTGCGCCGGGTATGCCATCAGGCTCGATGTCAGGCATGCAAATGGTATTGCTTGCAGCGGGCATTCCGTTAGAAGCGATCGCCATTCTACTGATTATCGAACGCCCGCTTGATACGTTCCGCACTGCCGTGAATGTGGAAGGGGATTTAATCGCCTCTCTAGTTGTGGATAAATGGACTTGTGACGAAATGAAAGGAGAAGCGGCATCGAGACGATACGCCGCCCAGGAATGTAGAGTGAATTAG
- a CDS encoding PepSY domain-containing protein — MTILRVGAVAILSLFTLLSYAATNEEMISKERAIEAALGAIGVEVLGVRHDKPDNQWDVFVKHGEKAFEVEIDATTGNVVATEEESLAEIKAELSGDLSHEGVIGDVDK, encoded by the coding sequence ATGACAATACTGAGGGTAGGTGCTGTTGCGATACTGAGCTTGTTTACATTATTAAGTTATGCTGCGACGAATGAAGAAATGATCAGCAAAGAACGTGCGATTGAAGCCGCTCTTGGCGCGATAGGTGTGGAAGTATTAGGTGTTCGCCATGATAAGCCAGACAATCAGTGGGACGTATTTGTGAAACATGGAGAGAAAGCGTTTGAAGTCGAAATTGATGCTACTACCGGAAATGTGGTCGCGACCGAAGAAGAGAGCTTAGCGGAAATCAAAGCTGAGTTGTCCGGGGATTTATCACATGAAGGTGTGATAGGGGATGTCGATAAATAG
- a CDS encoding LysR family transcriptional regulator produces the protein MSVLSGQSSYNLMSRARSGNRMDTDNLKLFVKVAELKNISLAGKALGWSKSVASARLMKLESEVGVDLIHRSTRALSLSSEGKKLLPIAKEILIQEHAIHDLSSTDKNKYSGTLCFAASSTLTQRYIAPILSRFLDCYPNIQLEMKLSDQQIDLIEQGIDVALRNTWNPDSRLRVRRLAKDRRVLCASPNYLKSAGIPTSPHELSNHRLLMFKHTQARRLHNRATSDTAKFPPENARQIVSMDDGSCLREATVNGLGIAMSSIWNIQSELDSGKLVRVLPEYEVEDDTDLWIMYPKTKLISPKVRVFIDFLVTELKNLPS, from the coding sequence GTGTCAGTACTTTCAGGACAAAGCAGCTATAACTTAATGAGCAGAGCTAGATCAGGAAATCGCATGGATACGGACAATTTGAAGTTATTTGTCAAAGTTGCTGAGCTTAAAAATATCAGCTTGGCGGGAAAAGCCTTGGGTTGGTCAAAGTCGGTCGCCTCTGCTCGACTCATGAAACTGGAATCAGAAGTGGGCGTAGATTTGATTCATCGCTCCACTCGAGCGTTATCATTATCATCAGAGGGTAAAAAGCTGCTTCCTATCGCTAAAGAAATACTCATTCAAGAACATGCGATTCATGATCTAAGCTCAACTGATAAGAACAAGTATAGCGGCACCTTATGTTTCGCCGCCTCAAGCACCCTTACCCAGCGTTATATCGCCCCAATTTTGTCTCGCTTTCTTGATTGTTACCCAAACATTCAGTTGGAAATGAAACTCAGTGATCAACAAATTGATTTAATCGAACAAGGCATCGATGTGGCGCTTCGCAATACATGGAATCCAGATAGCCGTCTGAGAGTAAGACGCTTAGCTAAAGATCGGCGAGTTTTATGTGCCTCTCCAAACTACTTAAAGTCTGCTGGTATTCCAACCTCACCGCATGAACTCTCTAATCATCGACTACTGATGTTCAAGCACACACAAGCTCGGCGATTGCATAACCGGGCAACATCAGATACCGCCAAGTTCCCGCCAGAAAATGCTCGTCAAATAGTCTCAATGGATGATGGCAGTTGCCTAAGAGAAGCGACTGTTAACGGCCTCGGGATCGCCATGAGCTCGATATGGAATATTCAATCTGAGCTTGATAGCGGAAAATTAGTCAGAGTACTTCCCGAGTATGAGGTAGAAGATGACACCGATCTGTGGATCATGTATCCGAAAACGAAACTTATTAGCCCCAAGGTAAGAGTGTTTATTGATTTCTTGGTGACTGAACTTAAAAACCTGCCCAGTTAG
- a CDS encoding carboxymuconolactone decarboxylase family protein, with amino-acid sequence MKEFTLHTVETAPEKSKAILEGAQKQMGMIPGLYAVMAESPELLKAYTQLHQLFTATSFDAEELTVVWQTINVEHQCHYCVPAHTGIAHSMNVDPVLIEALRNDEILPSPKLQALKAFTLAVVRERGNVSESALDAFFAAGYGHQQVLEVILGLSQKVISNYVNHVAHTPVDKVFEKFAWSKK; translated from the coding sequence ATGAAAGAATTCACACTTCACACCGTCGAAACCGCTCCAGAAAAAAGCAAAGCGATTCTTGAAGGCGCTCAAAAGCAAATGGGTATGATTCCTGGATTATACGCTGTCATGGCCGAATCACCTGAGCTACTAAAAGCTTACACTCAATTGCATCAACTCTTTACTGCCACATCATTTGATGCCGAAGAGCTGACTGTGGTATGGCAAACCATTAACGTTGAACATCAATGCCACTACTGTGTGCCAGCTCATACAGGAATAGCACACTCGATGAATGTGGATCCTGTCCTAATTGAAGCCCTGCGCAATGATGAGATACTTCCATCACCAAAACTACAAGCGCTTAAAGCGTTTACTCTTGCCGTAGTACGTGAACGAGGCAATGTTTCAGAGTCAGCGCTTGATGCATTTTTTGCGGCGGGTTATGGCCATCAACAAGTGCTTGAAGTGATTCTTGGTCTATCTCAAAAAGTGATCAGTAACTACGTCAATCACGTCGCACATACGCCAGTAGACAAAGTATTTGAAAAGTTTGCTTGGTCGAAAAAATAG
- a CDS encoding NAD(P)/FAD-dependent oxidoreductase, translating into MSKIVVVGGGAAGLELVTHLGKSFARNNQHQVVLVEPASHHYWKPRLHEIAAGTFDDELDAVSYLQHAYCNHYQYIQASMNSLDRQAKTIEIRDAQGELSQVEYDYLVIAVGAVSNDFKTQGVSEHCLFLDSASQAKQAWEQINPLLKTKGEHHISIVGAGATGVELAAELAKVSAKLERYREDTKLNISLIEAADRVLPAGPKSMSAKVESALEKLGVNVRTDLRIQRAQDGKLVTASGEIITSDLQIWAAGIKCADWLTQLDGLDTNRINQLKVDATLQTTRDDAIFVIGDSAECPQPDGSFVPPRAQAANQAAGHLAVQLKRLLKGKAIKPFVFHDGGMLVAIGHDYAVGTLMNNKLVLRGRLVRNLYDTIFRLHQRILFGWGRVTALVVLKRVKGSLNPFYKHNIS; encoded by the coding sequence ATGTCAAAGATCGTTGTTGTCGGTGGCGGTGCCGCTGGACTTGAATTGGTTACTCATCTTGGAAAGAGTTTTGCCCGTAACAATCAGCATCAAGTTGTATTGGTTGAGCCTGCAAGTCATCACTATTGGAAACCACGCTTGCATGAGATTGCTGCGGGTACGTTTGACGATGAACTGGATGCCGTGAGCTATTTACAACACGCTTATTGCAATCATTACCAATATATTCAAGCGTCAATGAACTCGCTCGACAGACAAGCCAAAACGATTGAGATTCGCGATGCTCAAGGTGAATTATCACAAGTAGAATATGATTATCTTGTGATTGCCGTTGGTGCTGTGAGTAATGATTTTAAAACGCAGGGTGTGAGCGAGCATTGCTTGTTTTTAGATTCTGCTAGTCAAGCTAAACAGGCTTGGGAGCAAATCAACCCATTACTAAAAACCAAGGGTGAGCACCACATTTCGATTGTTGGCGCTGGTGCAACCGGTGTGGAGTTGGCGGCGGAGCTGGCAAAAGTTAGCGCCAAATTAGAACGTTACCGAGAAGATACCAAACTCAATATTAGTCTGATTGAAGCGGCAGACCGTGTGTTGCCTGCGGGCCCTAAATCGATGTCAGCCAAAGTTGAATCTGCATTAGAAAAGCTTGGCGTCAATGTCCGTACTGATCTACGCATTCAACGTGCTCAAGATGGAAAGCTGGTTACAGCATCGGGAGAAATTATTACTTCCGATCTGCAAATTTGGGCTGCAGGGATCAAGTGCGCCGATTGGTTAACGCAATTAGATGGTTTAGATACTAACCGCATTAATCAACTGAAAGTCGATGCGACCTTACAAACCACTCGTGATGATGCGATTTTTGTCATTGGCGATAGTGCAGAATGCCCACAACCGGATGGCAGTTTTGTGCCACCTCGAGCTCAAGCCGCTAACCAAGCTGCGGGTCATTTAGCTGTGCAGCTTAAGCGGCTGCTAAAAGGCAAAGCGATCAAACCATTTGTGTTTCATGATGGCGGCATGCTGGTGGCCATTGGTCATGATTACGCTGTTGGTACTTTGATGAATAATAAGCTGGTTTTGCGTGGTCGCTTGGTACGTAACCTTTACGACACCATTTTCAGACTGCATCAGCGCATTTTGTTTGGTTGGGGAAGGGTGACTGCTCTCGTGGTGCTTAAACGTGTCAAAGGCTCGCTCAATCCTTTCTACAAACACAACATTTCTTAG
- a CDS encoding general stress protein, translated as MKEQDKVITIVNTHSEAEEIVKMLQKEQYDVSKISILGKGYHSEEHVAGFYNTGDRVKTWGKTGAFWGGLWGALVGAGMFWLPGVGALMVAGPIVTTVVGAIEGAVVTGGAGAIGGALASIGIPKDSIVKYESAIKADKFLVIVHGDAEDTVKARAILADYEAEHIKA; from the coding sequence ATGAAAGAACAAGATAAAGTCATCACCATCGTAAACACTCACAGTGAAGCAGAAGAGATTGTTAAAATGCTTCAAAAAGAGCAATACGATGTTTCAAAAATCTCAATTTTGGGTAAAGGCTATCATAGCGAAGAACATGTTGCTGGTTTCTACAATACAGGCGACCGTGTAAAAACTTGGGGTAAAACTGGCGCATTCTGGGGCGGCCTATGGGGCGCGCTTGTTGGTGCCGGTATGTTTTGGCTACCAGGCGTGGGTGCGCTGATGGTTGCAGGCCCAATTGTTACCACCGTTGTCGGTGCAATTGAAGGTGCGGTAGTGACTGGTGGCGCAGGTGCCATTGGTGGTGCACTTGCCAGTATCGGTATTCCTAAAGACAGCATTGTTAAATACGAATCTGCGATTAAAGCTGACAAATTCCTAGTGATTGTACACGGCGATGCAGAAGATACAGTGAAAGCTCGCGCTATTTTAGCTGACTACGAAGCAGAACACATCAAAGCTTAA